In Musa acuminata AAA Group cultivar baxijiao chromosome BXJ3-9, Cavendish_Baxijiao_AAA, whole genome shotgun sequence, a single genomic region encodes these proteins:
- the LOC135648631 gene encoding BTB/POZ domain-containing protein At5g41330-like, translating into MPPSARAEPGNVVTLNVGGQLFQTTPQTLALAGPDSILSSLASSLPSSSSVPFIDRDPDLFAALLSLLRTGRIPSRATAAFDHDDLLAEARFYALHPLFLSSLSSHALFDAFTLRRSLLLPLPGRDACSALAPSPLDASLLVAHGGKVSSFDPSLRRRATVLTPLPAVDSLLALGPLAAAGAADFPSLHLLDLGHPGGPVRHVLRWCPHPSAPAAAVQAIGSSPDLLFCSFESCRRNASAILAFDLTTFQPVTEIARREIYGAELDSAIPATKLQWVPGSNLLMAAGSHGGPSGLLGDIRLWDVRSGEAIWELKEKHNCFADVTVSDGLSAMFKVGINSGEVFMADMRKLSSEEPWICIGDGRRPATGKKEGGGCRIESYGRHVFCSRGGDVEMWTEVVMGCWRRGEEGLESERVMRRNLMGGTNDGGGKKINMLGFGGNRMVVARQEEQWVEVWESSPRS; encoded by the coding sequence ATGCCGCCTTCCGCGCGCGCCGAGCCCGGCAACGTCGTCACCCTCAACGTGGGCGGCCAACTCTTCCAGACCACCCCGCAAACCCTCGCCCTCGCCGGCCCCGACTCTATCCTCTCCTCCCTCGCCTCTTctctgccttcttcctcctccgtccCCTTCATCGACCGTGACCCCGATCTCTTCGCCGCCCTCCTCTCGCTCCTCCGCACCGGCCGCATCCCCTCGCGAGCCACCGCTGCCTTCGACCACGACGACCTCCTCGCCGAAGCCCGCTTCTACGCCCTTCACCCCCTCTTCCTTTCGTCTCTCTCCAGCCACGCCCTCTTCGATGCCTTCACCCTCCGccgttccctcctcctccccctcccgggACGCGACGCGTGCTCCGCCCTCGCCCCTTCCCCCCTCGACGCCTCCCTCCTCGTGGCACACGGCGGCAAGGTCTCCTCCTTCGACCCCTCCCTCCGCCGCCGCGCCACCGTTCTCACCCCCCTCCCCGCTGTCGACTCCCTCCTCGCCCTTGGACCCCTCGCCGCCGCCGGCGCCGCCGACTTTCCCagcctccacctcctcgacctcgGCCACCCCGGCGGCCCCGTCCGGCACGTCCTCCGCTGGTGTCCCCACCCCTCCGCACCGGCCGCCGCTGTCCAGGCCATCGGCTCCTCTCCTGACCTCCTCTTCTGCAGCTTCGAGTCCTGCCGGAGGAACGCCAGCGCGATCCTCGCCTTCGACCTCACCACCTTCCAGCCCGTCACAGAGATCGCCCGCCGCGAGATCTACGGCGCCGAGCTGGACTCCGCGATCCCGGCAACGAAGCTGCAGTGGGTTCCGGGATCCAACCTGCTCATGGCCGCCGGATCCCACGGCGGCCCTTCGGGGCTGTTGGGCGATATCCGGCTATGGGATGTGAGGTCCGGCGAAGCGATCTGGGAGCTGAAGGAGAAACACAATTGCTTTGCGGACGTCACGGTATCTGATGGCCTGTCGGCGATGTTCAAGGTGGGGATCAACTCGGGCGAGGTTTTCATGGCGGATATGCGGAAACTGAGCTCCGAGGAGCCATGGATTTGTATCGGGGACGGTAGGAGGCCGGCGACAGGGAAGAAGGAAGGGGGCGGGTGCCGAATCGAAAGCTACGGGAGGCACGTGTTCTGTAGCAGAGGAGGGGATGTGGAGATGTGGACGGAGGTGGTGATGGGGTGTTGGAGGAGGGGTGAGGAGGGGTTAGAGAGCGAGAGGGTGATGAGGAGGAACTTGATGGGAGGGACGAACGACGGGGGAGGGAAGAAGATAAACATGTTGGGGTTTGGAGGGAACAGAATGGTGGTGGCGAGGCAGGAGGAGCAGTGGGTGGAGGTGTGGGAAAGCTCGCCCAGGAGTTGA